In Xyrauchen texanus isolate HMW12.3.18 chromosome 35, RBS_HiC_50CHRs, whole genome shotgun sequence, one DNA window encodes the following:
- the LOC127628699 gene encoding intermediate filament protein ON3-like: MSVKRTTFSTSGGSLSGGYGGGIRKSFSSMSASAAPMGSRMSSVSIHRSGGGGGGGFQYGQGSGGGFSYSSFGGGAGAGFGGGSGAGFGGGFGGGSGAGFGGGSGAGFGGGYGGMFGGGAGGYGGFGGGGAAPITAVTVNQSLLAPLNLEIDPNIQVVRTQEKEQIKNLNNRFASFIDKVRFLEQQNKVLETKWSLLQDQTTTRSNIDAMFEAYIANLRRQLDGLGNEKMKLDGELKNMQNLVEDFKNKYEDEINRRAAVENEFVLLKKDVDAAYMNKVELEAKVDALQDEINFLRAIYEEELRELQGQIKDTSVIVEMDNSRNLDMDSIVAEVRAQYEDIANRSRAEAETWYKQKFEEMQSSAGKYGDDLRSTKAEISDLNRMISRLQNEIEAVKGQRANLEAQIAEAEERGELAVKDAKLRIKDLEEALQRAKQDMARQVREYQELMNVKLALDIEIATYRKLLEGEESRIAGGGSSATIHIQETVSSSGGSSGGYGMGGGMGMGGGGMGMGGGMGMGGGGGFGYGGGSGFSSGGGSGMSMSGGGGGSQMSMSRSSMQSSQMRRY; the protein is encoded by the exons ATGAGTGTGAAACGTACCACCTTCAGCACCAGTGGAGGAAGCTTGAGCGGCGGCTATGGTGGAGGTATCAGAAAGAGCTTCTCCAGTATGTCTGCCAGTGCAGCACCCATGGGTAGCAGGATGAGCTCTGTGTCAATCCATCgctctggtggtggtggtggcggcggcTTCCAGTATGGCCAAGGATCTGGAGGTGGCTTCAGCTACAGCAGCTTTGGTGGAGGTGCTGGCGCAGGTTTTGGAGGAGGTTCTGGTGCAGGGTTTGGAGGAGGTTTTGGAGGAGGTTCTGGTGCAGGTTTTGGAGGAGGTTCTGGTGCAGGTTTTGGCGGAGGATATGGTGGAATGTTTGGCGGAGGTGCTGGTGGTTATGGAGGGTTCGGTGGTGGCGGTGCAGCACCCATCACAGCTGTCACAGTCAACCAGAGCCTCTTAGCCCCACTGAACCTGGAGATTGACCCCAATATCCAAGTCGTCCGTACCCAGGAGAAAGAGCAGATCAAGAACCTTAACAACCGCTTTGCATCCTTCATTGACAAG GTGCGCTTCCTGGAGCAGCAGAACAAAGTGCTAGAGACAAAATGGAGTTTACTGCAGGACCAGACCACCACCCGTTCCAACATCGACGCCATGTTTGAGGCCTACATTGCCAACCTCCGCAGACAGCTTGACGGACTTGGTAATGAGAAGATGAAGCTGGACGGAGAGCTGAAGAACATGCAGAATTTGGTGGAGGACTTCAAAAACAA ATATGAGGATGAAATCAACAGGCGTGCTGCAGTGGAAAACGAATTTGTCCTGCTCAAGAAG GATGTTGATGCCGCCTACATGAACAAGGTTGAGCTAGAGGCCAAAGTTGATGCTCTTCAAGATGAAATCAACTTCCTTCGGGCCATCTATGAGGAG GAGCTGCGTGAACTCCAGGGACAGATCAAAGATACATCAGTTATTGTGGAAATGGACAATAGTCGCAACTTGGACATGGACTCCATTGTTGCAGAAGTCCGTGCTCAGTATGAGGACATCGCCAACCGCAGCCGTGCTGAGGCCGAGACGTGGTACAAACAGAAG TTCGAAGAGATGCAGTCATCTGCTGGCAAGTACGGTGACGACCTTCGCAGCACCAAGGCTGAGATTTCAGATCTCAACCGCATGATCAGTCGACTTCAGAATGAAATTGAAGCCGTCAAGGGACAA CGTGCCAACCTGGAAGCTCAGATCGCCGAGGCTGAGGAGCGTGGAGAGCTTGCAGTGAAGGATGCCAAGCTCCGCATTAAGGACCTGGAGGAGGCCCTTCAGAGAGCCAAGCAGGATATGGCACGCCAGGTGCGTGAGTACCAGGAGCTCATGAACGTTAAACTGGCCTTGGACATTGAGATCGCCACCTACAGGAAGCTTTTGGAAGGAGAGGAATCCAG GATTGCTGGTGGTGGTAGCTCCGCAACCATCCACATCCAGGAGACAGTAAGTTCATCTGGTGGTAGCAGTG GTGGATACGGCATGGGTGGCGGCATGGGAATGGGGGGTGGCGGCATGGGAATGGGGGGTGGCATGGGAATGGGGGGTGGCGGCGGATTTGGATACGGTGGTGGTTCAGGATTCTCTTCTGGAGGAGGCTCCGGCATGagcatgagtggtggtggtggtggcagcCAAATGTCAATGTCCCGCTCCTCCATGCAATCCAGCCAGATGCGCCGCTACTAA